The following is a genomic window from Oscarella lobularis chromosome 2, ooOscLobu1.1, whole genome shotgun sequence.
atcatcatcatcatcatcctaAGAAGAATTGTGAACGAACCCTTCTTCTTCCAGTGCTTCCTCTTGCCCCCATTGCTTTGTAATTGGCTAGTATTGGAGGCTGATTTCTGCTAgtagatgatgatgatgatgacaaGAAGAGTGGAGCTTGTCGTTTATCAACGTGGAGTGTAGAgtcctaaagaaagaaagaagttaGAAAACTTTGTGGACCCCTCACACGCACGGCACCCACGGCACGTCTAGTTGTAGATTTTCCCAATCCTTCAATTGTAACCTTGATATTCGATCGTTTTGGCTTAGGCGGAGGTGAAAGAGGTTCCGTTAtgagacgaatttcttcttttgaacCGACGACAGACCGTCCATATGTCTCTTCAATTGCTTTGGAAAATGTCGATCGAACATTTCTTCCCTTCGATCGAACATTTTCCTCCTCCACAGACAATTTTTGACGCAAGTCGAAATTTCCTAAACCCTTCGCCGCCcccgtcgtctttttcgttgtcAAACCCAATTTTGTTAGACGTAAGTCTCGTCGAGATAGTTGAGCCGTTCCTCTTCCCCTTCCTCTTCCtattcctctttcttttccgtaACCGAGTCgcgattgaagagaaacggagACCGATcgacttccgccgccgccgccactcgAGTAAGGATGAGTGCGACTATAGCCAAGGACCTCGCGACTTTTCTGCACCCGCCTTTGCtgacctcctcctcctccgaaGCCTCCGAACGACGCCATTACACCTAATACGGGACTTTGCATAAACCACGTGAATTCAAAAAACATTGATctattgaaattgaaatcaCAGTAGCAGCAAATAGcaacaaaaagaaacagtATATAATACTAACTACTAACACAAGTTAGTCTACAAAGGTCAAGGGAAATGACGACTacagtattaattaattaatatttccTGATGATGATGGTTTGATTCGTTCCAAGAGCTCTTTGACGAGTTTGATTTCGCACAGAAGTCTCTCCTCTTTGCCTCTCAGCTCCGTATTCATTCTTTccaattcttctttcttctgcgTCAATTCATCCTCttttgactttcttttttctcgatACTTTGTAGCAGCTTTTCTGTTCTGCaacctcttcttttctttcttagcaAACGACTttctgccgccgccgcaattCTTAGAGAAGGCATACTTATCATCTTCACTTGGACCATCAAGAGATGACAATGATTGTGGCGAACCACCGTCATCGCTTAATGAAGATTTGATGAtggaagaaggaggagaagtagtagttgcagttgttgATAAAAGAGAAGTCAATATAAAATCAGACTTTGCTGCTGTTCCCCcttccggcggcggcggcggcggcagcggcacaTGATCGTCGAGATAAGAATCCAAATCAAAGACAGCatctaaagagaaagcacCGCCCATTAATTAACAATATAGCCTGATACTAATTTTAgacaatgatgtcattggAATGCCGGTTTCTTCTCACCGATTTCAAAGGAGCCACTCGTATTCGATGGTTTGAATAGATCGTTGCTTCCAGCTtcgaagccgccgccgtcgaaaagGGAACCTGTGGCGTCGCCTTCGACCACGAGGTCGTCCAACAAGGAAAACGGCGGATAGTCGCTTACGAATTCCGCCGCCATGTATGTaattcgcgttttcttcttctgataCCGTCAGGTTTCAGGGTAAAAAGCGTCGGGAAACTAGGGAAACGAAGAGGTTCGGGTGGGCGTAGACGCCCCTACTTTGTGATTCTTACGCCATGGTAAGTGTTTCGGAGTGTCGGAAAGCACAGAAGTGCTTTTTAGAAGGCCATCTTCGATCCGCAGTGCACGAGCTGTCTCGCTTCGTGAGTTCGCACGGAATACCCCAAAGATGACGGTAGTCGTTATTTTTAGGAGGCAATCGACCAATCGTGCTTTGCCATTCTGTCACGTGCTTTTCTGCAAACAAACCACACGTCATTTTTAACGCACGTTCCAATGACGTCGAACCAATTAGTATTTCAGCCAATCAACGAACTCAGTGTAGAAGCATCGCGATTGGAGACGAAAGACGCCGTCGAAATGCCCGATAGCCGCAATGCTCAAGCGGAAAAGCCTCATCATTACAGGTGAGCGAGTTATTTGGATGGTAAGGATGCAATTGCAGGACTTTGGCGTTGCAGCTATCTGAAGGGCTTTCGCACGGAACAGTGCCAGGCGTTCGCGCAGCACAAATGTCAACAACATCGTCCTTTCACCTGTTTCAATTGGCATTTTCAGAatcaacgacgtcgtagGCCTCGACTCAAACGCGACGGCTCATTTAACTACAGTCCGGACGTCTATTGCACTCTctacgacgaatcgacgggaACGTGCGCAAATGGAGACGAGTACGTAATGGaaacgcgaaagaaaaaaatggacGTCACTTCATTAGCGCACGTTATTtcacgtcattttttttgcgcAGATGTCCTTTGTTGCATCGTAACGCTGGCGATACggaacgtcgttttcacTTGCGCTACTATAAAACGACAGTGTGCAATTACGAAACGGATTCAAAAGGGAGTTGCGATAAGAATGGACCTCACTGTTGGTTTGCTCACAGAAAAGACGATCTTCGATGTCCCGTATACGATAACAAAGAGCCCGAGATGACAgccgcagcagcaacagctgATATTCTAGCATCAGCTGGAATGTCACctagaggaggaggaggaggaggaggaggaggaggaggaaaagaaaaagatcgtTCAAGCGGAAGTTTTACATTGGATGATCCTCGATGGCAaggttattaattaattaattgttataattatttatgtttttttctagaccacaaattcgttcttttctattACAAAACGGAATTGTGCAGAAAACCACCCAAGTCGTGTCGTCAAGGTTATGCATGCCCGTATTATCATAACGGAAAGGATAAAAGAAGACCGCCAAAGAAATTCAAGTATAGATCGACTCCTTGTCCAAGTGTGAAACATGGTGACGAATGGTGTGAACCGGGGGATTGTGATAAGGGAGATCAATGTTGCTATTGTCACACTCGAACAGAACAACAATTTCATCCGGAGGTActgtagaaaagaaaatgatgatTAGGGTTATTATATCATCtttacgtacgtacgtagaTCTATAAAAGCACCAAATGCTATGATATGCTTCAGACTAAAACGTGTCCACGTGGACCCTTTTGTGCATTTGCACATAAAGAAGGTGTCACaatattaataatatattgattttattgtAATCTTGATGTAAATGCAGATGAACTAAAGGGCTACAAAGATGCTCTTGACAAAGACGAGCCACCACCAATGTCTCCAATTACAGCCGTTGGAATGAgagtaagaaagaaaatgaaatgaaatgaaCTTTAGGGGGTTAAGGGGTTTGCTTTAGTCGGTTTCATTGTCTCCACGAAAAGAGTCTCAttctcatcatcatcatcatcatcattctcatcatcatccaCCTCTATCAAAGCCACGCCCCATCAGCCGTCCTCACAAGTCAGAAAATGAAGGTCTAGTTCATTCTGCTCCTGGCAACGCCGGAAAGTCGTTGCTCTTGATCCAAGGAGAACGCGAAGGGAGCAGCGTTGGCAGTTTGGGTAGTTACGAAGGAAATACGCCAGCAGGGGCAGCAGCAATGGGATTTGGAttgggaggaggaggaggaggaggaggaggagcaatggcggcggcggcggatgaAGATCTACATGTAAGTGACCATTCACCCACTCACTCAACGAACTCAAAGTCTCTACTTTCGTTTTAGCAACAAGTTCTTGTACGAAAACAAATTATTGCCATAGACAATGATACGTCACttagtgaagaagaaaaaacgagaagaaaacagGTAAGATCAATgatcaataataatatcTATCCATATGTACACGTGCTCTATAATAGAGTGTTCGTTTGTATCACTCTGTGTCCTATCACACATCCCCGGATATGTCTCCTGCATCCGGTCTCAATGCAAGTCTAACAGGAACTCCTCTTTCTGCTTCAGCCAATCCGGGTTTTCATCCTTCGTCtcatttctttccttctGGCTCCTTGCCCGATCTCTTTGATCTTTCCACCAACGTCCAAGGTCTCAACatcgacgatgatgacgtcattaatcAAATGGAAGATTTGGACATGcgtgaaattgaaaaagaaattggaaAAGCCGCTTCCGGTAGAACCGGAAGTGTCGGTTCATCACACGCGTCgtctctttcctcttccttgTCCTCTTCATTTCCGGGACCTGTGGGATCATCATCTGCTGCTTTTCCAATGACGCCTCCTTTTGGCATGGGACAAGGAGGATACGCTGCAGCTGTTGCCGCTGCAGCTGCAGTCTCCGCCGCTGCTTCATATCCTTCTCCTGTTCACGTGCGTTCATTTGCTACTCATTCATCATACAAGCAAGCCACCTATTGTGTTTCTATAGGCAAATCCCTTTTCAGGCCGTCCCTCATCTCTTGAACACCATCATCCCTTTTCCGTTCCAATTGGCGGCGGCaccggaggaggaggaggaggaggaggaggaggaggaggaggacacTCTTCAAGTCCCAAGCATAGTCCTGTTAGCAATCCATCGTCACAGTCGCAAGCagcttcctcttctccatCTGCTCTTGCTGTGAATTTAGAAagtgaaaatcgtcgtcttcgagagGAGATTAGTCAATCTCGTTCCAAAGTTGCCGCTTGGGAAGAGTCGTTGGGTCAGGCAAGGCAAGCGTGCGAAGCGTGGAAAAAGGAAGCGACGGAAAAGTcagaaaaagtgaaaaaattagaaaatgaaatgaagGTGGTATAGATGATAATAATTGTTATTTGGAGACTTTGATTTCATTTCTCAGGcttttgaaaaagagaaagaggaagcgagcagcagcagtcgCTTTTTGCATTGTTTGGAAAAAAGTGCTAATCTGGACAAAGTTCCTTTGTCAGAGTTAAAAGAGatgcaaaagaaattgaaagaagATTTGAGTCGAATAGAAAAAGTAAATAGCCTATcatattatttatctatccTATCATTACTACTGTAGGCTGTGTATCACCGTGAGGCTTTGAAATGTATCAAGTGTCACGAATGGCAACGATCGGTCGTAGTGTATCCGTGTAGGCATTGCGTTCTATGTGAGACGTGTGCTGAGGGTAGGAAAGAGTGCGCTTACTGTAATGGTAAGATGCACAGGCAGGTCACCGTATTTATACCGCACAATcctgtagaaaaagaaaattagaTTTTGTGAGGGCAGCATGTTGTGAAGGAAGAGTTTACATAATAAGAATACGGTAATATGGTACACGACTTCCTCTTCCTGGTGTTCTAGCTGCAGTGTGACGTAACGCAATTTAATTATATCCCGTATTGGCACAGGTGACTCACCGTCATGACTTCTGCTTCTCCTCTCGGCACGTATCCGCTTTGGGTCGGTTCGCTGGCACCGGTCGTTACCGAATCCAATCTGAAGGCTTTGTTCGGCTCGTTCGGCTCGATATCGAGCGCGAAAATCATGCGCAATCCTGACGGTACTTCGAAGCAGTTTGGCTACGTCAATTTCAACGCAAaggacgacgccgaacggGCAGCAAAAAAGTGGAACAATCGCTCGTGGCTGGGAACTCAAATCAGGACGAAAGGACCGAGTCAATTGGAGAAACGAGCCAAAAATACGGGAAAGTTGATGAGCGCCGTAACGAAAGTCGACTTCCGCCCATTTACCGACTGCATTTTCTTCGTTAACGGAAAAACGTGCACACCGAAGACGGGAAAGGTGAGTTGCCGAGTTTCAGGAAAAGCTGGGGGAAGGACACGCCCCCATAGACCATGACTTCATTTTCTATATAGACGTGTCCTTATCGGCACAGTGAAGAGGCTCGTCGTACTTCGAAACAATGTAGAAaatggaaagagaaaaagtgcCTTGATCCAGATTGTCGTTATCGTCACGAAAGCCAAACAAAAATGTTTACTTCTCCATCCATTTcggatgacgatgatgatgatgacgacgatgatgacgtcgtcgtcgatgacgaaaacgacgattacAGCAGCCAATCTGATTCAAATTCATCTTCATTTTCTATTGGTagtcagaaagagaaagttaAGCAACGGAAAATAAGGACAAGGAGCCGACGTAACAGTAAAACgacaaaaggaagaagagatcgCACTGAATCGGAAGGAAGTAATTCGCCAAAAGTCTCTCTATCTGCCTCTGCCTCTGGGGACTTTGAACCGGTGGGCGTTTTCTGGGACATTGAAAATTGTCCCGTTCCACGGGGAAAATCCATTTTGGCTTTGGTGCGAAAAATACGAGATAAATTCTACGTGGGAAAACAGGAAGCCGAATTTATTTGCGTATGTGATACaacgaaagaacgacgagaagtcATAGAGGAACTCAATGCAGCTCAAgtataagaaaagaaacacaaAGACACAATATTATCTATATTCAATCCTCTTCTAGGTTGACGTTGTGCACGTGAACGCCGAATCAAAGAACGCAGCCGACGACAAATTGCGTCAGTATCTACGTCGTTTCGCTCAAACTCATCGTCCTCCCGCCACCGTTATTCTCGTTTCTGGCGATATCAATTTCGCCGGAGAATTGTCCGACTTTCGTCATCGACAAAATTTCAACATCATTTTGCTTCATAATCGTCAAGCGGCAGAAGCGCTCAAAGCGTGTGCAAACAAAACGTATTGTTTTGACGATTTCACAAAGTCACTTCCAGAAAAGGTAAATTTTATTACCCTCTAATCATTATGAATGGTGGAGGGACGTTTTCTACCGCTAGATTGTTTTCGCTTCAATCGAGACCAAATTACTCGTGAAAAATTTCAGTGCCGATTTGCCTCCTTTCAAGGTGAAACAGCGCTTGGGCCATCTTTCAACAAATTGTGGAGGAAAGGTCAAAAATGTTTATCGGGGAGCAGCTGTCCTCAAATTTACTTCCATGGAATTGGCGCAAAAGTAAGAGGAGTCTAGAAACGTTTATTTGAAAGAAAGCCCAAACTAATTTTGTTTGTTAGAGCAAGAAAACGTATGGATGGACAAGACGTCTTTGg
Proteins encoded in this region:
- the LOC136183333 gene encoding uncharacterized protein isoform X3 — protein: MASFGGFGGGGGQQRRVQKSREVLGYSRTHPYSSGGGGGSRSVSVSLQSRLGYGKERGIGRGRGRGTAQLSRRDLRLTKLGLTTKKTTGAAKGLGNFDLRQKLSVEEENVRSKGRNVRSTFSKAIEETYGRSVVGSKEEIRLITEPLSPPPKPKRSNIKVTIEGLGKSTTRRAVGADSTLHVDKRQAPLFLSSSSSSTSRNQPPILANYKAMGARGSTGRRRLRDFEEEEEEERSRSPFPTLIYEDIEQPVVPVSPPPPPPSSSSSRGRREMTEQSYQIGLKSGTKLIVSNLQPSVTYEDVVELFSDIGELRSASFISNGIAEVVYCSSEDANAAFRKYHQRNLDGQPMMIRVGLAGNQPSSSSSFSRTSSLSLRKEMVPSSSSYSVQYKMT
- the LOC136183333 gene encoding uncharacterized protein isoform X1, with amino-acid sequence MASFGGFGGGGGQQRRVQKSREVLGYSRTHPYSSGGGGGSRSVSVSLQSRLGYGKERGIGRGRGRGTAQLSRRDLRLTKLGLTTKKTTGAAKGLGNFDLRQKLSVEEENVRSKGRNVRSTFSKAIEETYGRSVVGSKEEIRLITEPLSPPPKPKRSNIKVTIEGLGKSTTRRAVGADSTLHVDKRQAPLFLSSSSSSTSRNQPPILANYKAMGARGSTGRRRQLRDFEEEEEEERSRSPFPTLIYEDIEQPVVPVSPPPPPPSSSSSRGRREMTEQSYQIGLKSGTKLIVSNLQPSVTYEDVVELFSDIGELRSASFISNGIAEVVYCSSEDANAAFRKYHQRNLDGQPMMIRVGLAGNQPSSSSSFSRTSSLSLRKEMVPSSSSYSVQYKMT
- the LOC136183335 gene encoding cyclic AMP-dependent transcription factor ATF-4-like, which gives rise to MAAEFVSDYPPFSLLDDLVVEGDATGSLFDGGGFEAGSNDLFKPSNTSGSFEIDAVFDLDSYLDDHVPLPPPPPPEGGTAAKSDFILTSLLSTTATTTSPPSSIIKSSLSDDGGSPQSLSSLDGPSEDDKYAFSKNCGGGRKSFAKKEKKRLQNRKAATKYREKRKSKEDELTQKKEELERMNTELRGKEERLLCEIKLVKELLERIKPSSSGNIN
- the LOC136183327 gene encoding putative E3 ubiquitin-protein ligase UNKL; its protein translation is MVSVSECRKAQKCFLEGHLRSAVHELSRFEAIDQSCFAILSRAFLQTNHTSFLTHVPMTSNQLVFQPINELSVEASRLETKDAVEMPDSRNAQAEKPHHYSYLKGFRTEQCQAFAQHKCQQHRPFTCFNWHFQNQRRRRPRLKRDGSFNYSPDVYCTLYDESTGTCANGDECPLLHRNAGDTERRFHLRYYKTTVCNYETDSKGSCDKNGPHCWFAHRKDDLRCPVYDNKEPEMTAAAATADILASAGMSPRGGGGGGGGGGGKEKDRSSGSFTLDDPRWQDHKFVLFYYKTELCRKPPKSCRQGYACPYYHNGKDKRRPPKKFKYRSTPCPSVKHGDEWCEPGDCDKGDQCCYCHTRTEQQFHPEIYKSTKCYDMLQTKTCPRGPFCAFAHKEDELKGYKDALDKDEPPPMSPITAVGMRSVSLSPRKESHSHHHHHHHSHHHPPLSKPRPISRPHKSENEGLVHSAPGNAGKSLLLIQGEREGSSVGSLGSYEGNTPAGAAAMGFGLGGGGGGGGGAMAAAADEDLHQQVLVRKQIIAIDNDTSLSEEEKTRRKQSVRLYHSVSYHTSPDMSPASGLNASLTGTPLSASANPGFHPSSHFFPSGSLPDLFDLSTNVQGLNIDDDDVINQMEDLDMREIEKEIGKAASGRTGSVGSSHASSLSSSLSSSFPGPVGSSSAAFPMTPPFGMGQGGYAAAVAAAAAVSAAASYPSPVHANPFSGRPSSLEHHHPFSVPIGGGTGGGGGGGGGGGGGHSSSPKHSPVSNPSSQSQAASSSPSALAVNLESENRRLREEISQSRSKVAAWEESLGQARQACEAWKKEATEKSEKVKKLENEMKAFEKEKEEASSSSRFLHCLEKSANLDKVPLSELKEMQKKLKEDLSRIEKAVYHREALKCIKCHEWQRSVVVYPCRHCVLCETCAEGRKECAYCNGKMHRQVTVFIPHNPVEKEN
- the LOC136183333 gene encoding uncharacterized protein isoform X4, translating into MASFGGFGGGGGQQRRVQKSREVLGYSRTHPYSSGGGGGSRSVSVSLQSRLGYGKERGIGRGRGRGTAQLSRRDLRLTKLGLTTKKTTGAAKGLGNFDLRQKLSVEEENVRSKGRNVRSTFSKAIEETYGRSVVGSKEEIRLITEPLSPPPKPKRSNIKVTIEGLGKSTTRRADSTLHVDKRQAPLFLSSSSSSTSRNQPPILANYKAMGARGSTGRRRQLRDFEEEEEEERSRSPFPTLIYEDIEQPVVPVSPPPPPPSSSSSRGRREMTEQSYQIGLKSGTKLIVSNLQPSVTYEDVVELFSDIGELRSASFISNGIAEVVYCSSEDANAAFRKYHQRNLDGQPMMIRVGLAGNQPSSSSSFSRTSSLSLRKEMVPSSSSYSVQYKMT
- the LOC136183333 gene encoding uncharacterized protein isoform X2 gives rise to the protein MASFGGFGGGGGQQRRVQKSREVLGYSRTHPYSSGGGGGSRSVSVSLQSRLGYGKERGIGRGRGRGTAQLSRRDLRLTKLGLTTKKTTGAAKGLGNFDLRQKLSVEEENVRSKGRNVRSTFSKAIEETYGRSVVGSKEEIRLITEPLSPPPKPKRSNIKVTIEGLGKSTTRRAVGADSTLHVDKRQAPLFLSSSSSSTSRNQPPILANYKAMGARGSTGRRRQLRDFEEEEEEERSRSPFPTLIYEDIEQPVVPVSPPPPPPSSSSSRGRREMTEQSYIGLKSGTKLIVSNLQPSVTYEDVVELFSDIGELRSASFISNGIAEVVYCSSEDANAAFRKYHQRNLDGQPMMIRVGLAGNQPSSSSSFSRTSSLSLRKEMVPSSSSYSVQYKMT